The genomic interval GAGACACCCCATGCCTGCATCCAGGAAATTTCGGCGAAGGCTGGGAGTGCCATCATTTTTACCGAAGCCCTGACCCACTGCACCTTATTTTGGCAGGGTAAACAGGAACGCCGTACCCTGTTTTACAAATACTCTCCCTGCTCAAGTGCATGGCTGCGCCAGTACTACAACCCCGATGACTATCCTGACCTGACGGAAGCCCAACGAAGGATTTTGAAAACTCCAGGGGTCCGACCTGAAATGTAAGGAGCCGATAAAATCTATATTAAAGAACCTTATAGAAGAAAAAGAAGGATTGAAATCTGCTTAGGCTACGAGCAAACTGGGAGTTGCCAGGAACCAATGTCATGCTTTAGCTGACCATTTCCCTTGTGTCTACCAGTTGAAAGGGGTGCTCCCATCAAGCTGCATCAAAAAGTGCCTGATTCGATTCCTTTATCAATGGTGACAACAATGTTTAAGCGATTGCGATCGAAACGACTGATCACCCGTTCCATTGCCATGCAAAAAATACTGGCAGCTGCCAAACTTCACCAAGGCAGGCTTTCGGCCTGTCAGGCAGCTGTTTATAGCGGACTCAACATTGAAGAGGTTAGCCACCTCTTAGATCAAGCGACTAAAGGAGGTTACGCAAAAGTCGCTCAAGATGAAAAAAGTGGGATTGTATGGGTTTTCCCAATCATGGTTGTGAAGTAGAGACGCAATTAAATCGCGCCTCTACAACCAGCTTAATTTCCCATTCCCCCTATCACTTACTCTCTTCGACAATTTGACCATTAACCACGGGCGGTTGACCCTTGTTATTGCCATTTCCCGGAATCTCCTTCGTCTGATTCCAGAGCAGCATTCCCATGAGACCGTCGATCATGCCTGCACCACTGCTGCCACCGCTGACAGAAACATCGGGAACAACGCGCACATTACGATCGCCAATCACTTGCATCAATTGTAAGGCGGTGTAAGCCTGGGAACCGAGGGAATTGACCCCAGCTTGATAGGCGTCTGCTTTTGCCTGCCCCGTCAGCCGGATTGATTCGGCTTCCCCATTTGCCTGTTTTACCTGAGCAGTGGCATGCAACTCAGAAATTTTGACCCCCTGTTCTGCGGTCACAACTTCTTTTTGGATGTCTGCCAGTGCCGTTTCCCGTACCAATTCCTGCCGTTGGGTTTGGGCAATCCGCTGAACTTCGTAAGTCTTTTGCTGTTCCTCCGCAATTTTGCGATCGGTCAGCGTTTGCATCAATTCATCCGGTGGTGTAATCAGCCCAATCAGGGTATCAACAGCCTGTACATCATAGGCACGTAATGCCTGACGGACATGCTCTGCGGCTTCTGCTTGACGTTCGCTGCGGGCAATCAGGAAATCCAAAATGGTGTATTCCTGGGCCGAATTGCGGAAGTAGTTACCGACGATCGGACGCAACACCTGATCCACCAGGTTTTGCATCGAACCCAGGCGGGAAATTACTTTTGGCGCATCCAATGCACCCACATGGATAATTTGAAATACTTCCAGTTCAAAGGTGAATCCATCAAAGGAGAGCAACTTCAGGGCATTGAGCTTGGAATCGTAGCCGTGTTCCCCACTGAAGCGTGAGGTGAAGTTCAACACAATATTAGTGGTGGGTACCAATTCCACCTTCATAATGTGCGTGTTTAAGGGGTGTCGCCCAGGGTAGAGCGGTTCAACCCAAACGCCCTTGTCGCCCTTGTTAACCAGGTTGCCGTGGGTGAATGACTCACCGCTAATATCCTGATGTGATGGACCGACGAAGGAAATGACAACCCCCACATAGCCAATTGGCACTTCAGTCATCGGTACCTGCTCTGTCTGCACAAACCAGGGGTTCAGGTTCCACGACCCGGAAAGCATGATCTGCTCCTGCAACCCCCGGCGACCACCACCCGTGACAAATGACTGTGCTTTTTGAAAGTTGTCGTGACCGGGAATAATGGGACCGGCAATTTCCCCTTCCTCGATCGGGATTCCATCCAGGGTGGTGACAATGCCAACTTTATCTGGCTCAATCCTGTAAACCTTCAAGCGCTCTGGGGTAACACCATGTTTGGCAGCATTGCTGGAGGTGATCACTTCAAACAGCGCGGTGTTAATGCGGTAGGTGCCCGCCGTCAGGATGGCTAATTGTCGTCCTTTCTCGCCCCCATCCTGGAGAAACTTGCGAGCATCTTGAAAATCATCACACTCAAGCGCCTTTCCTAAAATGCGATCGCGGGGAATCGTCTGCCCATCGTTAGCAACGATTAACCCAATTTCGCCCTGGGGAATTACGACCACGGGTTCTTTACGCACGTTGTACTGCCACGGGAAATAGCCAAAATGCCAACCAGGAGGTAGCGTATCTGCTTGCAGCCCTGCCTCTGCATTCAGCGCAATTAACCTTCCCGCAGGCAAACTCCGACTGGAAAATTTCTTCGTGATAATTCCAACTTCCCGTTCTCCAATCACAATCAGCCCTGCAATCCAACCAATTTGAGGTAAGAAGACAAACAGCAGGACTACTCCACCCATTGCATAAACCCAAACTGGAAAATCAAACAATCCCAGTTGCACGAGTTGTGGTTGCTGCCGATTTTCTAGTTGAGTTGCTGACGATTGGGGCAGCTTAATTTGGGCAGAACTGTTTGAGGGGATAGCGCTACTGATAGACACAGCAGTCAGTAAGGATGCCGCCAATGGGAAAAACTTGCGAACGAAATTCGACTTAACCATAAAGTGTCTCAATTCTGTAGATACTCAAAATTTCAAGTCTGAACAACTCCGATCGACCTTTACTGTGCAACCAGATATTGCAACAAAAACCGATCCAGAGGGGTTCCTGTCGTTCCACCACTCACACACACGAAGTGAATCGATCATACGAACTGAAAAAATGGGTGCTTACCCCTTCGGTTGTTGAGTACCTCTGGTTTTGCGCCTCTGTAGGCTTGGACGCAATCCACATATATTGGGAAGGTGACTACGCACACTCATACGTAACGAATGCTTCAATCATAGCTCCAGTCAAGTAGCCGCGTCAGCAGTCTTAAGATTCCACTTGGCATCGACCTTTCCTTCTTCACTGATAACCGTAATGGTTGCAGTGCCAGGTTTACCTTTGGGGTTGGTGAGTTTGCAGTCGAACCGATCGCCCACCTTAGTAAACAGCCGCACCTTCTCACCACAATCGGCAGTTACATCCACACCCTTGCTTTTCTTGATCGACTGTTGCAAAAGCGCTTCGGCTTCTGAGAGCAGCAGGAGTTGCTTGGTTTTGAAGTTTAGGTGACCCTGGGCATCCTTCACCGTCACCCTGACTAAAAAGGTTCCTTGCTGACATGTTGGCCTTGCAATCAAACACCTGACCGACCTTCAAATCCGTTTGCGCCGGACAGGCAACAGATTGAATCGGAACACCAATTTTCTTGGGCAGATCATTGGCGATCGCCTGCTCTACAGCCTGGGTGGGTTTCAATGGCTTGGTTTCTGTAGGCGATGGGGTTGCCGCAGAAGTTGGCTGATTAACCTGGGTTGAACGGTTGTCGGGGTTTGAGCAGCCCGTTAATCCTATTTCAATGCAAGTGGGAATCACCAGGATAAAGCAAAGTTTTCCAAACTGCCGCAGGAGCCATCCAGCCCTGGAAACACGTGGGGTTCTTGCCCTGTTTACGTCAAAAATAGCTAAACCTGTGTGGAGCTTGGATTCAATTTTTGAAAGTAGATACTGACTCACCGTAAAACACCATAAAACCATTTCCCCAGGCTGAGGTGGGATCGCCCTACAATAACCTTTTCAGCCCCAACCATGAACTGCAAGTGGGGATATCCCCCCGAAACTAGAGGTAAACCGTACCTGACAAAATCTACTAACTTTTATTAACTTTTGCGTAGCGTTTAGTCCTTCCGATAGGTGATCTTTACAAAACGCTCGATTAGGGTTTATGAGTTAGTGCAGAACTTGCCTGAATAGGAATAAATACCTATATCGAATCTGTTGAGAACTTTAAGGAACTGGAGGTTTAATTATGCGGATCGCTCAGATTGCGCCTCTTTGGGAGCGTGTACCGCCCCCAACCTACGGTGGTACCGAGTTGGTTGTTAGCTTATTAACTGAGGAACTGGTGCGTCGGGGACATGAAGTAACCCTATTCGCGTCCGGCGATTCCATCAGTTCTGCAAAACTGGAATCTGTTCATGAACGCGCCTTGCGGCTTGATTCCAGTATTAAAGAGTATGGCATTTATGAAATGTTGCAGCTTAGCCAGGTCTACCAACGCGCTGGTGAGTTTGACATTATTCATTCCCACATGGGCTGTTCAGCATTGCCCTACGCACCATTGGTAAAAACCCCCACCGTTCATACATTGCATGGCATTTTTACTCCCGACAACGAGAAGATGTTTACCCATGCCCGCAATCAACCCTATATCAGCATCTCCAATGCACAGCGAAAGCCTAAGCTGGGATTGAACTGTGTGGCAACGGTTTACAACGGAATTGACACCTCCACTTATCAGTTCTTCCCCAAGCCAAGTGAGCCTCCTTACTTGGTTTTTTTAGGACGGATTTCCCCGGAGAAGGGGACTCACCTGGCGATCGAAATTGCGAAGCGATCGGGGTGGCACTTGAAAATTGCAGGCAAAGTAGATGCGGTTGATGTGGACTACTACGAGAGCGAAATTAAGCCCCACATTGATGGCAAGCAAATTGAATACCTGGGTGAAGCAAACCACGCTCAGAAAAATGTCCTGATGGGCAACGCGTTTGCAACCTTATTCCCGATTACCTGGCGGGAACCCTTTGGGCTGGTCATGATTGAATCGATGGTGTCAGGTACTCCAGTGATTGCCATGGAACTGGGGTCTACATCCGAGGTCATTGTCCAGGGTGAAACGGGATTCCTCTGTCACAGCCTTGAAGAGTGCGTGGCTGCGATCGATCAAGTCCCCAATCTAAGCCGCCAAGCTTGCCGCGAGCATGTGATCAAGCATTTTAGTGCTGAACGGATGGCAGATGGGTACGAAGCAGTTTACCAAAAGGTTCTGGCAGAGCGGTTTGCCCAAAATGGCCGCAGCCGGGGAGCAGTTCAACTTAGCCAGGGAGCATAGCACAAGTCCTGATTAGAAAATAGGAGTCAGGAGCCAGGAGCCAGAATGGTTATTTCTTCCTGGCTCCTGCTTTTTTATGTCGAAATCTGGCACCTCCACCTGCTTGGCTGCCCCATTCCCTTCCATCGCAAAAATTAACAGAGATTCTTCGTAAAATAGAGTAGATCTTTTATTAGAGGAAGTCAGGAGTCTAAAGGCATCGCATTTGACCAAAACTGCTGCATCGATCGCAATCTATGGCAGTCCTAACTCATTTGTGAAATGGAAAGGCTTTGTGAAAAGGTTTCATAGAAATCCTTGTTCACAATCCAGCTAGGATCGCAATCTATGGCAGTCCTAACTCATTTGTGAAATGGAAAGGCTTTGTGAAAAGGTTTCATGGAAACCCTTGTTCACAATCCAGATAAGATCGCTATCACAATCACCACACAGTCCAGGATTAACCAGGGTATCACCCGTTATTTCTGGTTATTTGTGGCTTGTCACCTGACATCTGATTAAAACAGGTCATCCCATGATTTGGGAGGTGTTTTATGGCGCTTAATATTGAACTTTTAGAACAAAGTTTCGACCAAATCAAACCCTGTGCGAATGAGTTCGTCTCCAGTTTTTACACTACGTTGTTTACCGACTATCCCGCATCACAGCCCCTCTTTGCTCACACGGACATGGCAAGCCAGAAGCAAAAGCTGTTAAATGCGCTGGTGTTAGTAATTGAGAATTTACGCAATCCCGATGCACTCGTATCGCCCCTGCGGGGATTAGGGGCACGGCATGTTCAATTTGGGGCTTTGCCGGAACATTACCCACTCGTTGGCATGTCCCTGTTGAAAACGTTCGAAACTTATTTAGGCAACAATTGGACGCCTGAAACTAAGCAAGCGTGGGTAGATGCTTACGCCGCGATCACGGCTCTTATGCTAGAAGGTGCAGACTATTCTGAAGAGGCGATCGCGCTAAAAGAACACGCTTAAATCGTTATGTTTGGTAGGGCGCAACTTTTTCTGCCACATTTGAGTAAACGCCGCCAAACCTATTCAGTCAATTGATGCGCCCATAGGATGCGCCCATACCTAGATTGTCCTATCTTGGTGTACCAAATAGGACAAAAGATGCCCATTTTGAGGGTTCAGGGTTATTTTGTCTCACTTCTAGCATTGCTTGCCGCAATGCCTCAGCAGGAATGTGAGTTTCTAACTGTTTTATAAACGCTTGCATTAACTTGCTCGTTGCTTGATCATCCACACTCCATAAACTCATGACGACTCGTGGTACGCCAGCAATTTGGAATGCCCTTGAAAGCCCTTTAATGCCCGCATCATGAGTTTGTCCCAAACCCGTTTGGCACGCACTGAGGACAGCGATCTCTGCTGTCAGTCTTGTGCTTTGAATTTCTTTTGCAGTCCACCAACCTTGCTCAAATCTTTCGGCTGATAGCATAAGAAAACTGTCAGACAAAGGATTGCGTTCACTTGCAACACCATGTGTCGCAAAGTAGAGCAAACTTGCTTCCCCTGCTCTTGACACAACTTCTACTTTTGTTGCTTCCCTCCCCAGAAGTGGGGTAGCATTCATCATTTTTGCAACGGCTTGGGCTTCTTGCTCCGCCCCAGGCAAGGGGGGAACTGACCAATCAACTCCCTCTGGAAGATACGGATTACCCACAATCAAAGGAGCTGCGAATGCACGTCTTGAATCCCTTGCATACAAGACTTGTCCTAGATCAAATAAACTCGGCGCAATTGAAACTGACATCTCCTCAATCAGAAGTGCATTGCTTTTGAATGGTTTGAGGATAGCGTAGGGAACCGTACCAATCTCGAAAACAGGTACGACAACGAGATGCTTTGCGGCACTTAATTCATTTGCTACTGGAGTAGGTATCAAAATCTGAGTTAGATCCGTAATCGCTTTATTTCGAGGTACCCTTTTATGGGTTGCACCTGGAACAATCTTGATACTTCTCTGATGGGGCACCCGAGAACGTTGCAGCGAATCGACATTAAGTGAATTTCTCAGGTTTATAATCGCTTCGCTAATTTCTTGCTTTGATATTTTTCTTTGGTGGTATGCCTTTATACCAAGCCCATTCACTAACCAAACTTGAAGATTTTCTTCGTCATAGGAGTAGAAAAGTACGAAAGTTCCATCCGGATACGTTACTTCTTTACCCCCTTCTCTACGTTCTTTTTCCCTCACGGATAGAACCTCTGCAATGCTTCGAGAGGTTACATCAGGAATCCTGGTAACTGGTGCACCCCGCGATACCCATAAATCTCTCAGTTCCCGTTTGTGCTTTGCAGCAGCCAGGTCAAACCGCTGTTCAATATCATTTGAACGATTTTGAGCATAAGCCGCCGAAGCGTAGAGAGATAGAAAAAAAGGAGCGCTTTTTAGAATCCGCCTGCGTTGCATAAGCAAGGTTAAGAACCCTAAATAAATTGGCAGAGCAATCCTTGCAGGATTATCTCATTGCCGCCCGATACCTGACCATCGTTGCATTTGCTAACGGATTCGCGGGTTAAATGCGTGTTTCGCATCGAAGTAATGCGAAAACTTCATAATTAGAAATATTTTGTAACTAAATATACGAATTTTGTCTGCTCACAGGTTTAACTTAACTGCAACGAAGCGTTCAGGAAACAATTTGGTCGAAATTGATACGACTCTTAACTTGTTCACCTGGTAAGCCTATTAAAGCCATTGCCTCGTGCAATTTGGAGAAAACCTTATGACAAGCACTGTCCCGACAGCTGCAAGCCAAAATAAATTCGAAAAGTTTAAGGCGGAGAAAGATGGTCTGGCAGTCAAGGCAGAGCTGGAGCATTTTGCCAAGATTGGTTGGGAAGCGATGGACGAGACCGATCGCGACCACCGCCTGAAGTGGGTTGGCATCTTTTTTCGTCCGGTTACTCCTGGCAAGTTCATGCTCAGAATGCGCATCCCCAATGGGATTTTAACCAGCGGACAAATGCGGGTTCTGGCAGAAGTGGTGCAACGCTATGGAGAAGACGGTAACGCGGACATCACCACCCGCCAAAACATTCAACTGCGCGGGATTCGGATTGAGGATGTGCCTGACATTTTCCGCAAGTTTGAGGATGCCGGGTTAACCAGTGTGCAGTCTGGGATGGACAATGTTCGGAACATCACGGGATCGCCCGTCGCCGGGATTGATGCTGACGAACTGATCGACACCCGTGGCTTGTGCCGCAAGGTACAGGATATGCTCACCAACAACGGCGAAGGAAACCCTTCGTTTACCAACCTGCCGCGCAAATTCAACATTGCGATCGGGGGTTGCCGTGATAATTCCATCCATGCAGAAATCAACGACATTGCCTTTATTCCCGCTTACAAAAACGGCAATCTTGGGTTCAACGTTCTGGTGGGTGGCTTCTTTTCTGGTAAGCGTTGCGAAGCTGCAATTCCCCTCGATGCCTGGGTCGATCCCCGTGATGTGGTTGCGGTCTGTGAGGCGATCGTCCTGGTCTACCGGGATCACGGATTGCGGGCAAACCGCCAGAAAGCTCGCCTGATGTGGCTGATTGATGAGTGGGGATTAGCCCAGTTTCGGGTAGAGGTAGAAAAGCGGCTCGGATTCCCGCTCCAAACCGCTGCTCCTAAGGATGAAATCCTCTGGGATAAGCGCGATCACATTGGGATTCATGCCCAGAAACAACCCTGTCTTAACTACGTTGGTTTGCATGTTCCGATCGGGCGTCTCTATGCTGCTGATATGTTTGACCTGGCACGACTGGCAGAGGTGTATGGCAGTGGCGAACTGCGGTTGACGGTGGAACAGAATGTGATCATTCCTGACGTACCCGACTCTCGTCTTGCTCCTTTGTTGAAAGAACCTTTGCTGGAACGGTTTTCGGTCAACCCCAGTGCGCTGGGGCGATCGCTCGTTTCCTGCACGGGCAGTCAATTCTGTAACTTTGCCCTGATTGAAACCAAGAACCGTGCCCTGGCCTTAATTCAGGAACTGGATACGGAACTCTACTGTCCCCAGCCAGTACGCATCCACTGGACGGGGTGCCCTAACTCCTGTGGTCAGCCCCAGGTCGCAGACATTGGCTTGATGGGAACCAAAGTCCGTAAGGATGGCAAGACCTTAGAAGGGGTTGATATTTATACCGGGGGCAAAGTTGGCAAGCACGCCAAACTGGGTACTTGCACCACCAAAGGCATTCCCTGTGAGGATTTAAAGCCCATCCTGCGAACCATGCTGATCCAGGACTTTGGAGCCAAAGAAAGGGCAGACATGCCCCCAGAGTTTGCTTCCCGCAAATCAGCACTGGCGATCGACATGACTTCAAATTAGTGCAAGCAGGCAGAGGGCAGGCAATGGAGGAGATGGGGAAGACGCGGAGACACGGAGATGCGGGGACACGGAGGATTTAATTCAAAATTCAAAATTCTCCTCACTCCTTAACTCACCTTAAATTCAAAGACTTAAACCGCCTCTCCCCGCCTCTCCCACCCTCCCCATCCCTTAACAGGTGCCGCGCAAATCTGTTGAATCTATTCCCCAATCAATTTTCTGGAAAACAGCAATGACCAATCTGACACGACGCAAGTTTATTTTCACCGCGGGTGCAACCGCAGCCGGAACCCTACTTGTAAACGGCTGTTCCTCAAAAACGAAGACGGGTGGCAGTAGCGCCAGCAGTAGCCCCAGCGCAGTTCCGGCTGCCAATGTGAATGCAGCCGATGCCCCCGAAGTCACAACGGCAACGCTAGGATTCATTGCACTGACAGACTCATCCCCGTTGATCATTGCGAAGGAAAAGAAACTCTTCGACAAATACGGCATGACTGATGTGAAGTTGGTGAAGCAAAGCTTCCTGGGCAGCCACCCGCGACAACCTGAAAACCGGATCTCAGGGTGGCGGCATTGATGGGGCACATATTCTCACTCCTATGCCTTACCTGATGACGACGGGGGCAGTGACCGAAGGTACCCCTGTGCCCATGTATATCCTGGCGCGGCTGAACCTAAATGGGCAATGCATTTCCGTTGCAAATACTTATAAAGACCTGAAGCTTGGGCTGAAAAGTGATGTCATCAAGGATGCAATTTCCAAAGCCAAATCTAACGGTAAAGAAGCAAAGTTTGCAGTCACTTTTCCTGGCGGTACCCACGATTTGTGGATGCGCTACTGGCTGGCAGCAGGTGGCATTACACCGAAGAAAGATGCCTCTCTGATCGTGATTCCGCCCCCACAAATGGTTGCCAACATGAAAGAAGGGCAAATGGAAGCCTTCTGTGTGGGCGAACCTTGGAATGGGCAACTGGTCAATCAGGGAATTGGTTATACCGCCCTGACCACGGGGGAACTGTGGAATAACCATCCCGAAAAAGCCTTTACGATGCCGGCGGACTGGGTAGATAAGAACCCCAAAGCTGCCAAAGCCTTGTTAATGGCGGTGATGGAAGCCCAGATGTGGTGCGACAAGATGGAAAACAAGGAGGAGATGGCGGAAATCGTCTCTGCTCAGAAATACTTCAAAGCACCTGCGAAGGACATTGTGGATCGGGCTAAGGGCAAGTTTGATTATGGCAACGGGCGCGTCGAAGAGAACAGCGAGCATGTCATGAAGTTCTGGCTGAATGGAGAAGCGTCCTATCCCTTCCAAAGCCACGACCTCTGGTTCATTACCGAAGATATGCGCTGGGGTTACCTGCCTGCCGACACCGATGGAATGGCGCTGGTCAAGAAGGTAAACCGGGAAGATATCTGGAAGGAAGCTGCCAAGGGCATTGGGCAGGAAGCTGCTATTCCCAAGAGCACTTCTCGTGGAGTTGAAACCTTCTTTGATGGCACCAGGTTTGACCCCGAAAATCCGCAGGCTTACCTCAAGAGCCTCAAGATTACTGCGATCGCCTAACTCTTAGAGTTTTACGTTTTGAGTTTTACGTTTTGAGTTGGGGGAGTTGGTCATCGGTAATCGGTCATTCGCTTGCTGCTTGATCCCTCCCCCACACCCCACACCCCACACCCCACACCCATGACCACAGCAGCCCGTAGACTTCCAAAGTTTGACCCAGCGGTATTTCTCCAGAAAAATGCCCGCAAGGTGCTTGCGCCGATCAT from Kovacikia minuta CCNUW1 carries:
- a CDS encoding SPFH domain-containing protein produces the protein MVKSNFVRKFFPLAASLLTAVSISSAIPSNSSAQIKLPQSSATQLENRQQPQLVQLGLFDFPVWVYAMGGVVLLFVFLPQIGWIAGLIVIGEREVGIITKKFSSRSLPAGRLIALNAEAGLQADTLPPGWHFGYFPWQYNVRKEPVVVIPQGEIGLIVANDGQTIPRDRILGKALECDDFQDARKFLQDGGEKGRQLAILTAGTYRINTALFEVITSSNAAKHGVTPERLKVYRIEPDKVGIVTTLDGIPIEEGEIAGPIIPGHDNFQKAQSFVTGGGRRGLQEQIMLSGSWNLNPWFVQTEQVPMTEVPIGYVGVVISFVGPSHQDISGESFTHGNLVNKGDKGVWVEPLYPGRHPLNTHIMKVELVPTTNIVLNFTSRFSGEHGYDSKLNALKLLSFDGFTFELEVFQIIHVGALDAPKVISRLGSMQNLVDQVLRPIVGNYFRNSAQEYTILDFLIARSERQAEAAEHVRQALRAYDVQAVDTLIGLITPPDELMQTLTDRKIAEEQQKTYEVQRIAQTQRQELVRETALADIQKEVVTAEQGVKISELHATAQVKQANGEAESIRLTGQAKADAYQAGVNSLGSQAYTALQLMQVIGDRNVRVVPDVSVSGGSSGAGMIDGLMGMLLWNQTKEIPGNGNNKGQPPVVNGQIVEESK
- a CDS encoding glycosyltransferase family 4 protein — encoded protein: MRIAQIAPLWERVPPPTYGGTELVVSLLTEELVRRGHEVTLFASGDSISSAKLESVHERALRLDSSIKEYGIYEMLQLSQVYQRAGEFDIIHSHMGCSALPYAPLVKTPTVHTLHGIFTPDNEKMFTHARNQPYISISNAQRKPKLGLNCVATVYNGIDTSTYQFFPKPSEPPYLVFLGRISPEKGTHLAIEIAKRSGWHLKIAGKVDAVDVDYYESEIKPHIDGKQIEYLGEANHAQKNVLMGNAFATLFPITWREPFGLVMIESMVSGTPVIAMELGSTSEVIVQGETGFLCHSLEECVAAIDQVPNLSRQACREHVIKHFSAERMADGYEAVYQKVLAERFAQNGRSRGAVQLSQGA
- a CDS encoding globin family protein, translated to MALNIELLEQSFDQIKPCANEFVSSFYTTLFTDYPASQPLFAHTDMASQKQKLLNALVLVIENLRNPDALVSPLRGLGARHVQFGALPEHYPLVGMSLLKTFETYLGNNWTPETKQAWVDAYAAITALMLEGADYSEEAIALKEHA
- a CDS encoding CHAT domain-containing protein, translating into MQRRRILKSAPFFLSLYASAAYAQNRSNDIEQRFDLAAAKHKRELRDLWVSRGAPVTRIPDVTSRSIAEVLSVREKERREGGKEVTYPDGTFVLFYSYDEENLQVWLVNGLGIKAYHQRKISKQEISEAIINLRNSLNVDSLQRSRVPHQRSIKIVPGATHKRVPRNKAITDLTQILIPTPVANELSAAKHLVVVPVFEIGTVPYAILKPFKSNALLIEEMSVSIAPSLFDLGQVLYARDSRRAFAAPLIVGNPYLPEGVDWSVPPLPGAEQEAQAVAKMMNATPLLGREATKVEVVSRAGEASLLYFATHGVASERNPLSDSFLMLSAERFEQGWWTAKEIQSTRLTAEIAVLSACQTGLGQTHDAGIKGLSRAFQIAGVPRVVMSLWSVDDQATSKLMQAFIKQLETHIPAEALRQAMLEVRQNNPEPSKWASFVLFGTPR
- a CDS encoding ferredoxin--nitrite reductase, yielding MTSTVPTAASQNKFEKFKAEKDGLAVKAELEHFAKIGWEAMDETDRDHRLKWVGIFFRPVTPGKFMLRMRIPNGILTSGQMRVLAEVVQRYGEDGNADITTRQNIQLRGIRIEDVPDIFRKFEDAGLTSVQSGMDNVRNITGSPVAGIDADELIDTRGLCRKVQDMLTNNGEGNPSFTNLPRKFNIAIGGCRDNSIHAEINDIAFIPAYKNGNLGFNVLVGGFFSGKRCEAAIPLDAWVDPRDVVAVCEAIVLVYRDHGLRANRQKARLMWLIDEWGLAQFRVEVEKRLGFPLQTAAPKDEILWDKRDHIGIHAQKQPCLNYVGLHVPIGRLYAADMFDLARLAEVYGSGELRLTVEQNVIIPDVPDSRLAPLLKEPLLERFSVNPSALGRSLVSCTGSQFCNFALIETKNRALALIQELDTELYCPQPVRIHWTGCPNSCGQPQVADIGLMGTKVRKDGKTLEGVDIYTGGKVGKHAKLGTCTTKGIPCEDLKPILRTMLIQDFGAKERADMPPEFASRKSALAIDMTSN
- a CDS encoding ABC transporter substrate-binding protein, with the protein product MTNLTRRKFIFTAGATAAGTLLVNGCSSKTKTGGSSASSSPSAVPAANVNAADAPEVTTATLGFIALTDSSPLIIAKEKKLFDKYGMTDVKLVKQSFLGSHPRQPENRISGWRH
- a CDS encoding CmpA/NrtA family ABC transporter substrate-binding protein, whose product is MDGAHILTPMPYLMTTGAVTEGTPVPMYILARLNLNGQCISVANTYKDLKLGLKSDVIKDAISKAKSNGKEAKFAVTFPGGTHDLWMRYWLAAGGITPKKDASLIVIPPPQMVANMKEGQMEAFCVGEPWNGQLVNQGIGYTALTTGELWNNHPEKAFTMPADWVDKNPKAAKALLMAVMEAQMWCDKMENKEEMAEIVSAQKYFKAPAKDIVDRAKGKFDYGNGRVEENSEHVMKFWLNGEASYPFQSHDLWFITEDMRWGYLPADTDGMALVKKVNREDIWKEAAKGIGQEAAIPKSTSRGVETFFDGTRFDPENPQAYLKSLKITAIA